The region GACTCCAGCGCGCTGACCGGCACACCGGCCATCACCACCGGCTCGCCCGCGCTTTGGCCGCGCGTGGTCAGGGTGATGTCCAGCAAGGCATTGGCTTGGCGGGCGTCGTCAAAAAAGACTTCGTAGAAATCCCCCATGCGGAAAAACACCAGATCGTCCGGATGTTCATGCTTGATGCGCAGGTATTGCGCCATCACCGGGGTGTGGGCCGAGAAGTCTGGGGTTTGACTCATGAGTGAGGAAATGGGCGGAAAAATGAACAAAGCCCTCGGAAGAGGGCTTTGTTTGGTGTGACACGAAGCTTGGGACGGAGTTTAGTTCCCTTCGTGTGGATTGCTTTGTTTAAGCTTGTTCGTCGCCTTCTTCGCCCTTGCGGATACGCACGGCGGCGCGCTTCTTCGGCGCGGCGGCTGCGGCCACGGCATCAGCGGCGTTTGCGGCGGCGGCACTGTCTTTGCCCACGCCGGCGGCGTCGGCAGCGGCTTCTTCTTCCTTGATCACGCGGGTGTAGGGTGCCAGGATAGGCACCAGTTGGCCGTAGATCTTGGGGCTGCCGGCCAGCACTTCGCGCTGATGCATGAAGTCGGACTCACCAGTGAAGTTGCCGATCAGGCCACCGGCTTCGGTGATGATCAGAGAGCCAGCCGCCACATCCCAAGGCTGCAGGCCGGTTTCAAAGAAGGCGTCGTAGTAGCCGGCGGCCACATAGCAGAGGTCCAGGGCGGCGGCGCCTGGGCGGCGCAGACCGGCGCATTCCACCATCACGGCTTCAAACATCTTCATATAACGCTTGAAGTTGTCGCCACGGCGGAAGGGGAAGCCGGTGCCGATGAGCGCGTCGCTCAGGCGGGTGCGCTTAGACACGCGCAGGCGGCGGTCGTTCATGAAGGCGCCGCGACCCTTGGTGGCGTAGAACAAATCGTTGCGGGTGGGGTCGTAAACGACGGCTTGCTGCACCACGCCGCGATGCGCCAGCGCGATCGACACGCAGTACATCGGCAGGCCGTGGATGAAGTTGGTGGTGCCGTCCAGCGGATCGATGATCCAGACGAACTCAGAAGTCTTGTTGCCATGCTCGCGGCCCGACTCTTCGGCGAGGATGCCGTGGTCGGGATAGGCTTGCAACAGGGTTTCGATGATGATTTGCTCAGCGGCTTGGTCCACCTCGGTCACGAAGTCATTGGGCGACTTGGTGTTGATGCGCAGAATATCGAGGTCCATGGAGGCCCGATTGATGATGGCACCAGCTGCACGCGCCGCCTTGATGGCGACATTGAGCATGGGATGGAGAGCGGCTTGCTGCGTCATTCGTAGAACCTTGATATTTGACCGCTGACGCTTTTGCGAAGAAAAGGCAGCGGGTGAGGTGGACTGGCAAAAATAAAGAGCATCTCGCAGAGTCGAGCTAGCGACCCCGGATAATCCCTGATTTTAACCGCTTAAACCTGTGCGCGTCGAGCTTTGCTGTGCGGCGGCCAACTTATGACACGTTTTGTTCTGATTCAAACCAGCCATCCGGGCAATGTGGGCAGCACGGCCCGGGCCATGAAGGTGATGGGTTTTTCCGAGTTGGTGCTGGTGGCGCCGCGCTTCGCTGATGTGCTGTGTCAGGAAGAAACCGTGGCCATGGCCAGTGGCGCGGCCGACATTCTGGCGCGCGCGCGCATCGTCGCCACGCTCGATGAAGCCCTGGACGGCTGCACCTTTGCCTGCGCCACGGCCATGACGCCGCGCGACTTCGGCCCGCCGCTGCGCGCGCCGCGCGATTTGTTTGCCGAGCTGGCCGCCAGCGATCACAAACTGGCGCTGGTGTTCGGCTCCGAGCGCTACGGCATGAGCAATGAGGATGTGTATCGCTGCCACGCCGTCTTGTCGATTCCCACCCACCCCGACTACGGCTCGCTCAATCTGGCCCAAGCCGTGCAGCTCTTGGCCTATGACTGGCGCCAAGCCCTGGGTGGATTTGCGGTGCAGGCGCGCACGCCTGACCCGCAGCTGGCCGATATGCCCGCCGTGCAAGGCTTGCTGACGCATCTGCAGCAAGGGCTGGAGGCGATTGACTATCTAGACCCCAAACTCCCCGGCAAGCTGATGCCGCGCCTGAATCAGCTGTTCAATCGCGCGCAGCTGACCAAGGAAGAAGTGCATATCTGGCGCGGCGTGGCGCGCGCCATGCTCAAGACTGCGGCGGCTGCGGGCGCCAAGACGGGATCGAATAGCGAAGACTGAAGTCGGCTGGTCGGATTCGCGGACTGGCCGGCTATCTGATCGTTGGGCCGTCCGATTAAAGCCCTGGCTAGGCAGCCGTTTCAAGGGTGCGCCTGACGTGATTCGGCGCGGCCCGCTAAACTGGCCGGCCCCTGTTCCGATCCGGCTCCCCGCCCACGCCCCCATCATGTTCAATCGCCTGCGCGAAGACATTGCCTGCATTCTTGAGCGCGACCCTGCTGCGCGATCCGCCTGGGAGGTGTTGACCTGCTACCCCGGCCTGCACGCCCTGATGTTCCATCGCGTGGCGCACTGGTGCTGGACCCATGGGCTGAAATGGGCGGGCCGCTTCATCTCGCACCTGGGGCGCTTTTTCACCGGCATCGAAATTCATCCCGGTGCCACCATCGCGCGCCGTGTCTTCATCGACCACGGCATGGGCATCGTCATCGGTGAGATGGCCGAAATCGGCGAAGGCTGCACCATTTACCAAGGCGTGACGCTGGGCGGCACCGCGCTGGTCAAGGGCGCCAAACGCCACCCGACGCTGGAGGCCGGCGTCATCATCGGCGCCAATGCCTGCGTGTTGGGCGGGTTCACGGTGGGCGCAGGTGCCCGCGTGGGCTCGGGCGCGGTGGTCACCAAGCCGGTGCCGGCCGGCGCCACCGCCGTGGGCAACCCGGCCCGCATCATCGAGGCCAAGGCCGATGCCAAGCGCGAGGAAGTGGCCGCGCGCATGGGTTTTTCGGCCTACGGTGTGTCGCAAGGCGATGACCCGATGGCGCAAGCCATGCGCGGCTTGATTGACAGCGCAGCCCTGCAAGACCATCAAATTGCCTTGCTCTGGCAGGCGGTGTGCAAACTCTCGGCCGCTTCGGGCGAGAAGATGGGCAATTGCGTGCCGGATGATGCGCAGCAGGATGAGACCTTTGATGCGGCCTCACTGAGCCGCTTGGTCAAGTAAGCAACTGCGCGTCTCGCGAAACTGCTTGGCTCGCGCATCTGGGGCCGGGCATGGCTCCCGCCATGCTCTGCACTTAGCCGGCTACTGGCCGCTGCGCGGACTTCGGCCGAAATGCCTTGATCACTTCTTCGCGGCATTCCAGGTACGGCCCACCAATCAGATCGATGCAATAAGGCACGGCCGCAAAGATGCCGGCGACTAGGGTTTCGCCGTCTGAACTCTTGAGGCCTTCCAGTGTTTCGGCGATTGCCTTGGGCTGACCGGGCAGATTGATGATCAAGGCTTGGCCGCGAATAACCGCCACCTGGCGAGACAGAATGGCTGTGGGCACAAAGCGCAGCGAGATTTGCCGCATCTGCTCGCCGAAGCCGGGCATTTCTTTGTCCGCCACATCCAGTGTGGCCTCGGGCGTCACATCGCGCAGCGCCGGGCCGGTGCCGCCGGTGGTCAGCACCAGGTCGCACTTGGCCTCGTCCACCAGTTCGCGCAAGGTCTGGGCGATCAGCGCGCGCTCGTCGGGAATCAGGCGTGGCTCGAAGCTGACCGGGTTACGCAGCGCGCGGCTCAGCCAGTCTTGCAAGGCCGGGAGGCCTTTGTCTTCGTAAACGCCACTGCTGGCCCGGTCACTGATGGAGACGATGCCAATGCGCACCGGCTCCGATGTCGGCGCAGGCTTCGCCTCACTCATCGGCGGCTTCCTCATCGGGGTCGGAAGCTGCCTCCTTGGGGTTGACGCGCAATTGCTCAGCCTTGATGAACTGGAATAGATCGCGGTAGGCGCGGCCGCTGCGCTTTTCAGGCTCCAGCGCAGCATCTTTGCGGGCGGCGCGCACGAGGCTGCGCAGTTGTTGCACGTCGATGCCTTCGTGCTCTTGGATGAAGCTCTGCAGGGCGGCGTCATCCTTCAGCAGCCGTTCGCGCCAGGCTTCGCTCTGGTGCAGGGCCAGGCTGTCCTTGGCATGGCCAAGCTTGAAGGCGGCAACGGCCTCGCGCAGTGGCTCAGGATCGACCCGGCGCATCAGCTTGCCGATGTATTGCATCTGGCGGCGGCGGCCTTCATGGGCGGTGATCTTCTTGGCTGCCTTGATGGCGTCGGCCAGAATTTCGGGCAAATTCAAGGGATCGATACGGCTGGCCGGCAAGGTCAGCAGATCTTCGCCGAGATCTTGCAGCTCAAGCATGTCGCGCTTGAGCTGGCTTTTACTGGGACGATCAAAGTCGTCGTCCTCTGAGGGGAATTCTTCTTGTGTTCTCATATTGCTGCGGTGCTGCTGGTTTTGGCGCGCTTTGAGTAAAGCGGCTGCGGATGCGCTGGCATGGCTCCGCGACCTTATGATTGTCCCCCAGTTCTGCGCTTTGCCGCCCAGCCGGGCCTTACGGCTTTGCTGATTTGTCGGCCGCTTCACTCCCAAAGCTCATATTCATGCCCAAGCTCGACCTGCCTTCCTCACCTATTTCCCCCGCTCAGTCCGCCCAATCGTCCGCCGCAGGCAGCGGTTTTGCCTATCGGGTGGAGCAATTTCAGGAATTGATCGAGGATGTGTTGGCCGAGGCCAAGCGCATCGGTGCCAGTGACGCCGGGGCCGAGGTGTCGGAGGGCTGCGGCCTGTCGGTGTCCACCCGCATGGGTGAGTTGGAGAATGTGGAGCGCAACCGCGACAAGTCCCTGGGCATTTCGGTCTATGTGGGCCAGCGTCGCGGCAATGCCAGCACTTCCGACTTTTCGCCCAAGGCCCTGCGCGACACGGTGCGCGCTGCTTTCGACATCGCCCGCTTCACGGCCGAAGACCCCGTTGCCGGCTTGCCTGACCCGGAAGATTTGTCGCTGGACGCCAGCGCCCGCCCGGAGCTGGACTTGTTCCACCCCTGGGTCATCGACGCGCACGAGGCTGCGCAGATCGCCCTGCGCTGCGAGGCCGCGACCTTCGCCACTGACAAGCGCATCACCAATAGCGAAGGCGCTGCTGTCTCGGCCCAGACCTCGCATTTCT is a window of Paucibacter sp. KCTC 42545 DNA encoding:
- the yjgA gene encoding ribosome biogenesis factor YjgA, which codes for MRTQEEFPSEDDDFDRPSKSQLKRDMLELQDLGEDLLTLPASRIDPLNLPEILADAIKAAKKITAHEGRRRQMQYIGKLMRRVDPEPLREAVAAFKLGHAKDSLALHQSEAWRERLLKDDAALQSFIQEHEGIDVQQLRSLVRAARKDAALEPEKRSGRAYRDLFQFIKAEQLRVNPKEAASDPDEEAADE
- the cysE gene encoding serine O-acetyltransferase — encoded protein: MFNRLREDIACILERDPAARSAWEVLTCYPGLHALMFHRVAHWCWTHGLKWAGRFISHLGRFFTGIEIHPGATIARRVFIDHGMGIVIGEMAEIGEGCTIYQGVTLGGTALVKGAKRHPTLEAGVIIGANACVLGGFTVGAGARVGSGAVVTKPVPAGATAVGNPARIIEAKADAKREEVAARMGFSAYGVSQGDDPMAQAMRGLIDSAALQDHQIALLWQAVCKLSAASGEKMGNCVPDDAQQDETFDAASLSRLVK
- the mog gene encoding molybdopterin adenylyltransferase, translated to MSEAKPAPTSEPVRIGIVSISDRASSGVYEDKGLPALQDWLSRALRNPVSFEPRLIPDERALIAQTLRELVDEAKCDLVLTTGGTGPALRDVTPEATLDVADKEMPGFGEQMRQISLRFVPTAILSRQVAVIRGQALIINLPGQPKAIAETLEGLKSSDGETLVAGIFAAVPYCIDLIGGPYLECREEVIKAFRPKSAQRPVAG
- a CDS encoding inositol monophosphatase family protein, translated to MTQQAALHPMLNVAIKAARAAGAIINRASMDLDILRINTKSPNDFVTEVDQAAEQIIIETLLQAYPDHGILAEESGREHGNKTSEFVWIIDPLDGTTNFIHGLPMYCVSIALAHRGVVQQAVVYDPTRNDLFYATKGRGAFMNDRRLRVSKRTRLSDALIGTGFPFRRGDNFKRYMKMFEAVMVECAGLRRPGAAALDLCYVAAGYYDAFFETGLQPWDVAAGSLIITEAGGLIGNFTGESDFMHQREVLAGSPKIYGQLVPILAPYTRVIKEEEAAADAAGVGKDSAAAANAADAVAAAAAPKKRAAVRIRKGEEGDEQA
- a CDS encoding RNA methyltransferase gives rise to the protein MTRFVLIQTSHPGNVGSTARAMKVMGFSELVLVAPRFADVLCQEETVAMASGAADILARARIVATLDEALDGCTFACATAMTPRDFGPPLRAPRDLFAELAASDHKLALVFGSERYGMSNEDVYRCHAVLSIPTHPDYGSLNLAQAVQLLAYDWRQALGGFAVQARTPDPQLADMPAVQGLLTHLQQGLEAIDYLDPKLPGKLMPRLNQLFNRAQLTKEEVHIWRGVARAMLKTAAAAGAKTGSNSED